GATGGTCCACTGAGCCCCGCTCTTCAGCGACTGGATCTCGTCCCACGCCACGGGCATCGACACCCCCATCCCCGGCCGTGCGCGCGCAGAGAACGCACAGGCAGTGGTCGCCCCCTCGGCGTTGCGGATGTAGTCGATGAAGATCCTGCCCACCCGGTTGCGAGCGCCGGTCTTGGCGACGAAGCGGGAAGGAATCGCTCGGGCCATGTGCTCCACCACCGCCTTGGCGAAGGCGAGGACTTCCTGCGTGCCTGCCTTCGGCGTGAGCGGCACCACCACGTGCAGGCCGTTGCCGCCGCTCGTCTTCAGCCAGCTCTTGAGCCCGAGGTCCTCCAGAAAGGCCTTCGTCACCAGCGCGGCCTCGATGACGCGGCTGAAGGGCACGCCCTCGCCGGGGTCCATGTCGAAGATCACGCGGTCCGGCTTGTCGACCTGCGTCGCGGTGTAGTTCCAGTCGTGCAGTTCCACCGCGTTCATCTGCACCGCCGACAGCAGCGCCTGCGACGTCTCAATGGAGAACATCGGCTCGTGGCCGGGCCACACCGAGGCGTCGAGCACACGCAGCAAGGGGATGGGCGTCTCGGGATGGCGCTGGAAGAACAGCTTGCCCTGAAGGCCCTCGGGTGCGCGCACCAGCATCACCGGACGATTCTCGAGGTGCGGCAGGATCCACTCGGCCACCGACTCGTAGTAGCGGAACAGGTCCACCTTCTTCAGGCCGGTGCTCGGATCGATGATGCGCTCGGGGTTGCTCAGCTTGACGCTGGAGCGCTTCGCTGACGGCGTCGACGCCGCCGCCGCCGGCGCGGCGACCACCGGCTCGCGCGTGATCTGCTTCGGCGGCTTGTCGCTGCGAACACCCTTGAAGCTCGGGTGCCGCACATGACCGTCAGGTGTCCACTCGCTGAACGACACCTCGACGACCACTTCCGGCCTGACCCAGCGTTCGCTGCCCTTGGCGCGCCGCGACCAGCGTCCGGGCTTGACCGGTTCATCGAACGGCGGTGTGCTGACCTCGAGCGGGACCAGCAGCCGATGCAGTTCCTTCCCGGTCCGCGAGCCCCAACCGGTGCCCACGCTGCCGGCGTAGCGCAGACGACCGCGTTCGGGGTAGCCCAGGAGCAGCCCGCCGACTTCCGACTTCGCGCCCGAGCGGTCGGTGAAGCCCCCGACGACGAACTCCTGGCGGATGCCGCACTTGAGCTTGAGCCAGGTCTTGCTGCGCTCGCCGACATACGGCGCGTTCTCCTGCTTCAGGATGACGCCTTCCAGACCGAGCTGGCAGGCCGCGTGCAGCAGCTGACCGCCCGGTGCGTTGAAGCTGTCACTGAAGCGCACCCGCTCCGGCACGTCGCCTTCGAGCAGGCGCTCGAGCACCCGCTTGCGCGACCACAACGGCACGCGCCGCAGGTCGTACTCGCCCACGAAGGGCGCGTCGAAGAGGTAGTAGACGACCGACTCGCTCCTGCGCGAGTCCATGGCGTTCTGCAGCGCGTTGAAGTCGGGCACGCCGTCTCGATTGAGCACGACGATCTCGCCATCCAGCCATGCGCGGTCGATGCCCAGCTGCTGCAGGGCCTCGGCCAGCGACGGCATCTTGTCGGTCCAGTCCAGGCCGTTGCGGGTGATCAGGCGCGCCTTTCCCCTCTCGATCCGGCACAGGAGCCGGTAGCCGTCGAACTTGCTCTCGGCGATCCAGCCGGCTTCGCTCGGCGCGGCATCGACCAAGGTGGCCAGCTGCGGCGACAGTGTCCTGGGCAGCGATGCCTTCACCGCGTTGGCGAGGTCGGGCTCGTCGCTCGCACGGTGCGCTGCAGGCGCCGCGGACGTGCGCGGCTCGCGCTCCTCGATGAGCCCGAGAGGCTGCTCGACCACCGAATCGGGCAGCGCCGCGATCACGTCGTACTCCGCGAGAGGGCGGGCCCAGGCATCGCGCTTCTTGAAGAGCATCCACTGCTCCTGCTTGCGTTCGCCCGGCTTGGAGGTGCGCACCAGTTCCCACTCGCCGGCGAGCTTCTGGCCGTGCAGCCGGAACACGAGCTTGCCGTCGCGCAGACCGACGTGCGGATCGCCCACGGGCTCCCAGGTGCCGCGGTCCCACACGATCACCGTGCCGGCGCCGTACTGCCGGGGCGGGATGGTGCCCTCGAACCCGCCGTACGAGACCGGGTGGTCTTCGACATGGATCGCCATTCGCCTTTCCTTCGGGTCGACGCTGGGCCCCTTGGGCACCGCCCAGCTGACGAGCACGCCGTCGAGCTCCAGGCGGAAGTCGTAGTGCAGCCTCGACGCCCAGTGCTTCTGGACCACGAAGGACAAGGCCTTGGGGCGCGAGCGCGCCTTGCGCGCCGGCGGTTCGGCCGTGATCGAGAAGTTGCGCTTCTCGCTGTAGCGCTTCAGCGGGTCGCCGCGGGCCGAAGGCCTGTCCGACACCGCCGGCCCCGCCGATCAGGCGCGCTTGCGCCGCGTGCCCTTGGCGGCGGCCCCCTCTTCCTCGCGCTCGGCGTGTCGCGCGGGCGCCTTCCCGGCAGGCTTCCCGGATCGCGACTTCGCCGATGCCGCATCGTTCGCCTTGCCCTTGCGGCCCAGGCTGCCTCGCAGCAGCTCGGTGAGGTCGACCACGTTGTCGCCGGAATAGTCAGGCGCCTCTTCCAGCGGCTCGACCGTCTGGGTCTCACCGGCCTTGGCCTTGCGCGCGACCAGCTCGCGGATCGCATCGCTGAACTCGTCGCGATAGTCCTGCGGCTTGAAGTCGGTGGTCATTTCCTTGATCAGCTGCTGGGCCATCCTGAGCTCGGTGTCCTTCAGCTTGTTGGCATCCTTTCCGGCAGGCGGCAGGTTCAGCTCCTCCGCGGCTCGGATCTCGTTGGCCCAGCGCAGGGTGCCGAGCATCAACGCAGGGCCGGCCGGCAGCAGCGCGACGAGGTGCTCCTTGTTGTGGATCACCATGCGGGCGACGCCGATCAGGGACGAGTCCGACATCGCCTCCCGCAGCAGCGCGTAGACCTTCTCCGCCCTGCCCTGCGGCTCGAGGTAGTAGGGCTTCTCGAGGTAGACGAACGACACGTCCTGGGCGGGCACGAAGGACTGGATCTCGATGGTCTGCGTGCGCTTGGGATAGGCGGCGGAGATCTCCTCGTCGCTCAGCACGACGTAGTCGCCGCCGTCCTGCTTGACGCCCTTGACGATGTCGTCCTTCTCGATCTCCTTGCCGGTGCGCTTGTTGATGCGCTTGTAGCCCACCGGATCCATGGTGCGCTTGTCAAGCCAGTCGAAGTCGATCTCTTCTTCGTGCGAGGCGGGATACAAGGCGACCGGCACGTGAACGAGGCCGAACGTGATGGCGCCTTTCCAGATGGCTCTTGGCATGGAACCTCTTTGATCAGGCAATGGTGATCCGGCGAAGCTAGCGCAAGCCGCGCGCCCCACGGAGTCGGCCGTGTCCGCCTGCTTGCGTGGGAAAGCGCCTACGCGCTCATCCCGACCCTCTCCCGCACGCGCGAGAGGGAGTTGAGGGTCAAGGGCGCGTGACCCGCTCCCACGCGTGCTGCACGGCAGTCTTGTACCGCTCCCAGGCACGCTGCGGATAACGGCGCTCCCAATCGGCACGCGCGCCGGCCTCGATGTCGCCCCAGACACTGGCTTCGTAGCGCGGATCCGCGGCCAGGGCATGACCGTAGCGATAGGCAGGCTCGAAGTCGTCGTAGGTCCCGCCGAGCTGCGCGTATCGGGCGTCGCAGTCCGACCTGAATTCGTCGGCGAACTCGTCGAATGCCCTTGCGGCGGCATGTCCGTAGACACGCACGCCGCCTATGCTGACCTCTTGGCGATGCACGACGCCTCGCTCGCCGTCCGCCGACGCGCTCGGACCCTCGGAGCCGGTCCAGCCGGCCTGCTGCCATTCTTCGACGCGATCGTCGATGTTGACCGCGCCCAGGGCGAGCAGCGCATCGCGCGCCGCCGTGGCTTGCGCTTCATCGGCGGCGTCGACCTGGACGACCGTGCCGCCGCGGCGAACCGCTTCCACGTAGTGGGCCACGTGCGGCTCCTCCGCGACGCCGAACAACAGCGCCAGGCGATGCAGCAGGCCGCTGGCCGGTCCGCCTTCGATCTCGGCAGCAGCGGGGATGGGCTCGGTGTCAGGCGGCTGAGCGCCTTGCGCGACGTGCACCGCGGACGGAGACAGGCCCCTGTCCTTCAATGCCTCGGCGGCTGCATGGGCGTCTGCGGCCTGGTCGAAGAGGGCGATGACGGTGTGCTTCACCCACCATTCCTTTCAAACCGGTGCGATCGGAATGAGCGCGGCCTGCTGATCAGCATAGTCGCGGTTCGCGGCGAGAGCCGTGCAAGCGCCGAATCAGACTACTGTCAAGAAAGGTTCTCGCACGCACCGGCCACCAGTTCGTCGAACGACGCGAGCTTTCCAGCGATCGCGCTGGCCGCCACGGTCGCGGGACTGGCCAGCCAGACCTGGCCCGGCCCCGAGCGTCCCGGGAAGTTGCGGTTGATCGCGCTGACCGTGACCTGCTCGGTCGACGTGGACGCGCCCGGTCCGCAATTGGCGCATGCCCCGCAGGCGGGCTGCAGGATCCTCGCCCCCACTGCTTCGAATGCCTCGAGCCAGCCTTCCCGGATGCAATGCTCGCGCACGTCCTGCGTGCCGAACTGCAGGTAGAGCGTCACGTGGGGCGCGGCCCGCAAGCCGCGGCGTGCCGCCCACGACAGGACGGCGTGGTACTGCGCGAAATCCTCGCGCTTGCCGGCGGTGCACGAACCTCCATAGGCGATGTCGATCCGCGGGCGCTCGGCCAGCATCGCGAGGGGCACGCCGTGGCCCGGGTCGCCGGGACGAGCCACCATGGGCGACAGCGAAGTGGCGGCTATGGCAATCACGCTGCCATATCGCGCACCGGCGTCGCTGCGCATCCAGGGCTCGATGCGGAACTCGATGCCGCGCCGCTCGCGCAGGAAGCGGACCGTCTCGTCGTCGGGCTCGACGATGCCCGTGAAGCCGCCCAGCTCGGCCGTCATGTTGGTGAGCGTGGCGCGCTCGTCCGTGTCCATGGCCCGGATCGCCGGGCCGCCGAACTCGAACACACGGCCCACGCCGCCGCCGGCGCGGATGGCCGGCAAGGCGAGCAGGTGCAGCACCAGGTCCTTGGCGGACACGCCCACCGGCAATCGCCCTCCGACCTCGATGCGCAGCACGGGCGGATGCCCGATCCGCACCGCCCCCGTGACGAAGGCATTGGCCATCTCCGTCGTCCCGACGCCGAACGCGACGCAGCCCAGAGCGCCGCTGTGCGGCGTGTGCGAGTCGGTTCCGACGACGAGCTGGCCCGGCAGCGCATAGCGCTCGGCCACCATGGCGTGCGAGATGCCTTGCGAGCCCTCGCTGCCGATCGCATGGCCATGGTCGCGCAGCCCGTGCTTCGCCACGAACGCCCGGTGCGACTGCGACAGCCGCCGCACGCCGGGAACGAGGCCCTGCGCCACGTGCACCGGACTCTGCTCGACATACGAGAGGTGGTCCTCGAAACAGACGATGCCGTCGGGCTCGTGCAGACGGTAGTGCGCGCCGAGATGCTCCTCCAGCAAGTGGGCACACATGCCGGTGTAGTACTCGTGGATGAAGCGCAGATCCGCGCGCACGAAGCCTGGACGAACGCGGTGGCGCTCGACGATCTTCTCGAACAGGGTCTTCGGCCCCGGCGCTTCGAGGTCCGCCGCGGCCGCCTGCGGCCCGAGCCCGTAGCGCAGCAGCCCGCCCGCGCGCACGATGGCCGCGGCCAGGGGCTCGCGGTCGGCGAGCAGTTCGTCCGTCGACGGCCACTCGCCGCGTTCGAGCCGCTCCACGAGGCCGAGGTCCGTGCTGGTGAGCAGCCCGAGGTTGTCGGCGTTCTGGCGATAGATTCGCTCGAAGCTCTCGGCGATCACCAGCCTGATGCCGGCCGACAGCTCGGCCAGCGGCGCGTGCTCGCGCGAGCTGCCTTTGCCGTAGCGCCGACCCCCGATCAGCACGCCGACGCCCGCTCGGCGCAGCGCGTCGACGGCGATCGGGCGCTCGCCCCCGGCGGTGAAGCCGGTGTGCGCATGGCGCCCGAGCGCCGCATCGAAGTGCACCATCGCCGGCAGCGGAGAGATCTCGTCGGTGGAGATGTCGTCGCGCAAGGCGCCGGCCTCGGCGCGTGCGAGGTCGCGTCCGGCCAGCTGCGCGCGCACCAGCACCGGATCGGCGCAAAGAAACAGCCGCCGGCCGGACCCGGCCACTTCGCTCACTGGGCTTCCACGCCCGCCTTCTTCACCAGCGCCGCGTACTTGGCGAGCTCGCTGCGGAAGAACGGCATCGCCTTGTCGGCCGGCGCGACGTTGATGACGTTGCCCTGCTTGGCCATGGCTTCCTTCACTTCGGCGTCGTTGAACGCCGTGACGACGGCGTCGTGCACGCGCTTCACGTCCGCCGCGGGCAGACCCTTGGGGCCGATGACGGCGAACCACGCCTCGACGACGTAGCCGGGCAGGCCTTGCTCGGCGAAGGTCGGAATGTCGGGCGCCGCGGCCGCGCGCTGGGCGGTGGCCATTCCGATGGCTCGCAGCGCGCCGGACTTGAGGTGCGCATGCACGCTGGGAAGCGCCGCCGTGGCGAAATCCACCTGGCCGCCGATGAGGTCGGTGACCATCGGGCCGACGCCCTTGTACGGAATGTGGCGCGCCTGGGTCCGGGTCTCGTCGAGGAACATCGCGCTCGCCAGGTGCAGGATCGTTCCGTTGCCGCCCGAGGCGTACGTCATGTCGCCGTTGCGACTCTTCAGCAGGGCGATGAACTCCTTGGCGTTGGCAGCGGGAACCTTGGCGTTCACGACCAGCACGACCGGCGTGTAGCCGACGACCGCGATCGGCGTGAAGTCGCCGGGCATGTCGAACGGCATGCTCTTCAGCACGCTGGGGAAGATGACGACGTTGTTCGACACCACGCCGAGCGTCATGCCGTCGGCGGGCGAGCGTGCAAGCGCCTGCAGCCCGACGATGCCGCCAGCGCCCGGCTGGTTGTCGACGATGACGGAGTGGCCCAGCGCCTTGCCGAGCGCCGATTGCGCAGCGCGCGTGATGGCGTCGACGCCGGAGCCCGTGGCGTTCGGCAGGATGAAGCGGATCGGCTTGTCGGACTGGCCGAAGGCCGGCGCAGCCAATGCCGCCAGCGCGGCGAGCACGGTGCGGCGCGTGAGGTCGTAGCGGTCCATGGTGTCTCCTGTTCGATGTGTGTGAAGGCAGCGCCCTCAGGCCACGACGGCCTGCGCGTGCAAGGACTCGATGGCGTCGTCACCGTACCCCAGACCGCGCAGCAACTCGTCGGTGTGGGCACCGAAGCGCGGGGGCTGCAGGCGCACCGGCAGCCGCTGCCCCTGCATGGTGATCGGAAAGAGCGTCGTCTTGACCGTCTGCCCGGCCTTGTCGCCGTCGGGCAGCTCGATGTCGGCCAGGCCGCCGGTGGCCAGCAGGTGCGGGTCCTCGTACAGGTCCTCGGGGCGGCGAATCGGCGCGTAGGGCAGGCCGGCGCGCTCGAACACGTCGGCGAGCTCCGTCGCACTGCGGTGCGCCAGCCGCTCGCGCAGCGTGGCCAGCAGTTGCGGGCGCTGGCGCACGCGGTCGTTGTTGGTCCCGAGCAGCGGGTCGGCCTTCAGGTCCGCGAAGCCGAGCGCATCGCAGAAGGCGGCCCATTGCGCATCGCTCACCGCCGCGAGGAAGATCTGCTCGCCGTCCTTCACCGTGAACACGTCGTAGATGGCCCACGGGTTGTCGCGCGCCGGCATCGGCGCCGGGTGCTTGCCGGTGACCGCGTACTGCAGCATGTGCTGCCCCATCAGGAACACGTTGTTCTCGAACAGCGCCGACTGCACTTCCATGCCCTTGCCGGTGATGCCGCGCTGGATCAGCGCGCCCAGCGTGCCGATCGCGCCGAACAGGCCGCCCATGATGTCGTTGACGCTGGTGCCCGCGCGCAGCGGGTCGCCCGGCCGCCCGGTCATGTAGGCCAGGCCGCCCATCATCTGCACCACCTCGTCGAGCGCGGTGCGGTGCTCGTACGGCCCGGGGAGGAATCCCTTGTGGCTGACATAGATGAGGCGCTCGTTGAGCGCCGACAGGCTCGCGTAGTCGAGTCCGAACTTCTTCAGCACGCCGAGCTTGAAGTTCTCGACCACCACGTCGGCCGACGACGCCAGCCTGCGCGCCACCTCGGCACCGGCCGGCTGCTTGAGGTCGATGCCGATGCTCTTCTTGTTGCGGTTGAACATGGGGAAGAAGCCCGCGCCCGCGCCGAGCAGGCGCCGCGTCCCTTCGCCGTCGACGGGCTCGACCTTGATCACCTCGGCGCCCATGTCGGCCAGCACCATGGCGCAGGTGGGTCCCATGACCATGTGGGTGAACTCGACGACCCGCACGCCGCGCAGCGGCTGCGGTGTCGCGCTTCTGGTGTCGCTCGTGATCATGCAGGCTCCCCCATGGTTTTCGGCAGACCCGCGCGCCAGATGGACCCGTGCAGCGGCTCGCCCTCGAGCCACTGCCCCATGCACCCGCGCAGCGCCATGAGCGCGTCGAAGGCCAGGCCCGTCGGCACGCCCATGCTCGCGAACAGGTACGCCACGTCCTCGGTGGCGACGTTGCCGCTGGCCCCGGGCGCATGCGGGCAGCCGCCGATGCCGCCGATGCAGGCGTCGAAGCGGCGCACGCCCGCCTGCCATGCGGCATAGACGTTCGCCAGGCCCAATCCCCGCGTGTCATGGAAATGGCCGCAGGCGAGCGCGTCGCCGGCGACCGCGAAGCAGCGCTCGAAGAGACGCGCCACGTGCAACGGATCGGCGTAGCCGACGGTGTCGGCCAGGCCGACGCGATCGGCGCCGGCATCGAGCACCGCCTGCACGAGGCGCAGCACTTCGTTCTCGTCGACGCGGCCCTGCAGGGTGCAGCCGAACGCCGTGCTGAAGCCCACTTCGAGCAGGCAAGGCGATCCGCTCGCGTCGCGCAGCGCACGGATGCGCCCGATCTCCGCGACCACCTCGTCCGGCGTCTTGCGCAGATTGGCCAGGCTGTGCGCATGGCTCGCGGAGATGGGCAGCAGCATGAGGTCGGCGCGCGCATCCAGCGCGGCCTGCGCGCCCTTGAGATTGGGCACCAGCACGGAGGTCACGAGGTCCGGCAAGGCGCGCGCGGCCTCGACCACGGCGGCCGTGTCGGCCAATTGAGGCAGCAGCCGCGCCGGCACGAACGAGCCCACCTCGATCTCCCGCAGGCCTGCCGCGTAGGCGGCTTGCAGCCATTGGATCTTGTGTGGCGTCGGCACGGTGCGAGCGATGCTCTGAAGGCCGTCGCGCAAGCCGACTTCGCGCACGATGACCGCGTCGAGGGTAGTCATGAAAGAACTTTAGGCAACCTGAGCGGTTTCACGAATGATCATTTTTCAGGGGCTGCGTTCCAATCCGGAACGTCATGCCGCGGCCCCTCGATCCTGTTTCGCTCCAGCTCTTCATCGCGGTGTGCGAGGAGCGAAGCATCGCGCGGGCCGCCGAACGCGAAGCGCTGGTCGCGTCCGCCCTCAGCAAGCGGATTGCCTCGCTGGAAGCCGAGGTCGGCGTCGCGCTGCTCACGCGGCGACGTCAAGGGATCGAGCCGACGCCCGCCGGCGAGGCGCTGCTCGCCCGCGCACGCGAGGTCCTGGCGGGCCTGGATCAGCTTCGCGTCGAGCTGGGGGCGTTCGGCGCCGGGGTGCAGGGAAGCGTCCGCGTGCTCGCGAGCCCTTCGGTGCTGGCCGAGCGCCTGCCGGAGGACATCGCGGCCTTCATGGCCGAGCACCCGGGCATCCAGGTCACGCTGGATGAACGCACCAGCCCCGACATCGTTCGCGGCGTGCGCGAAGGCACCGCTGACCTCGGCGTGCTGTGGGACTTGATCGACCTCGCGGGCGTGCAGGTGCTTCCCTACCGGACGGATCGGCTGTGCGTCGCGCTGTCGCCGGATCATCCGCTCGCACGGCGGCCTTCGCTGACCTTCTCCGACACGCTGGACCATCCGTCCATCGGCGTCAGCCC
The Piscinibacter sp. XHJ-5 DNA segment above includes these coding regions:
- the ligD gene encoding DNA ligase D codes for the protein MSDRPSARGDPLKRYSEKRNFSITAEPPARKARSRPKALSFVVQKHWASRLHYDFRLELDGVLVSWAVPKGPSVDPKERRMAIHVEDHPVSYGGFEGTIPPRQYGAGTVIVWDRGTWEPVGDPHVGLRDGKLVFRLHGQKLAGEWELVRTSKPGERKQEQWMLFKKRDAWARPLAEYDVIAALPDSVVEQPLGLIEEREPRTSAAPAAHRASDEPDLANAVKASLPRTLSPQLATLVDAAPSEAGWIAESKFDGYRLLCRIERGKARLITRNGLDWTDKMPSLAEALQQLGIDRAWLDGEIVVLNRDGVPDFNALQNAMDSRRSESVVYYLFDAPFVGEYDLRRVPLWSRKRVLERLLEGDVPERVRFSDSFNAPGGQLLHAACQLGLEGVILKQENAPYVGERSKTWLKLKCGIRQEFVVGGFTDRSGAKSEVGGLLLGYPERGRLRYAGSVGTGWGSRTGKELHRLLVPLEVSTPPFDEPVKPGRWSRRAKGSERWVRPEVVVEVSFSEWTPDGHVRHPSFKGVRSDKPPKQITREPVVAAPAAAASTPSAKRSSVKLSNPERIIDPSTGLKKVDLFRYYESVAEWILPHLENRPVMLVRAPEGLQGKLFFQRHPETPIPLLRVLDASVWPGHEPMFSIETSQALLSAVQMNAVELHDWNYTATQVDKPDRVIFDMDPGEGVPFSRVIEAALVTKAFLEDLGLKSWLKTSGGNGLHVVVPLTPKAGTQEVLAFAKAVVEHMARAIPSRFVAKTGARNRVGRIFIDYIRNAEGATTACAFSARARPGMGVSMPVAWDEIQSLKSGAQWTIATAREHLSFRKVDPWRDYWRERQLLTAAVKQLRSARAR
- a CDS encoding Ku protein, with amino-acid sequence MPRAIWKGAITFGLVHVPVALYPASHEEEIDFDWLDKRTMDPVGYKRINKRTGKEIEKDDIVKGVKQDGGDYVVLSDEEISAAYPKRTQTIEIQSFVPAQDVSFVYLEKPYYLEPQGRAEKVYALLREAMSDSSLIGVARMVIHNKEHLVALLPAGPALMLGTLRWANEIRAAEELNLPPAGKDANKLKDTELRMAQQLIKEMTTDFKPQDYRDEFSDAIRELVARKAKAGETQTVEPLEEAPDYSGDNVVDLTELLRGSLGRKGKANDAASAKSRSGKPAGKAPARHAEREEEGAAAKGTRRKRA
- a CDS encoding aconitase family protein, translating into MSEVAGSGRRLFLCADPVLVRAQLAGRDLARAEAGALRDDISTDEISPLPAMVHFDAALGRHAHTGFTAGGERPIAVDALRRAGVGVLIGGRRYGKGSSREHAPLAELSAGIRLVIAESFERIYRQNADNLGLLTSTDLGLVERLERGEWPSTDELLADREPLAAAIVRAGGLLRYGLGPQAAAADLEAPGPKTLFEKIVERHRVRPGFVRADLRFIHEYYTGMCAHLLEEHLGAHYRLHEPDGIVCFEDHLSYVEQSPVHVAQGLVPGVRRLSQSHRAFVAKHGLRDHGHAIGSEGSQGISHAMVAERYALPGQLVVGTDSHTPHSGALGCVAFGVGTTEMANAFVTGAVRIGHPPVLRIEVGGRLPVGVSAKDLVLHLLALPAIRAGGGVGRVFEFGGPAIRAMDTDERATLTNMTAELGGFTGIVEPDDETVRFLRERRGIEFRIEPWMRSDAGARYGSVIAIAATSLSPMVARPGDPGHGVPLAMLAERPRIDIAYGGSCTAGKREDFAQYHAVLSWAARRGLRAAPHVTLYLQFGTQDVREHCIREGWLEAFEAVGARILQPACGACANCGPGASTSTEQVTVSAINRNFPGRSGPGQVWLASPATVAASAIAGKLASFDELVAGACENLS
- a CDS encoding tripartite tricarboxylate transporter substrate-binding protein, with protein sequence MDRYDLTRRTVLAALAALAAPAFGQSDKPIRFILPNATGSGVDAITRAAQSALGKALGHSVIVDNQPGAGGIVGLQALARSPADGMTLGVVSNNVVIFPSVLKSMPFDMPGDFTPIAVVGYTPVVLVVNAKVPAANAKEFIALLKSRNGDMTYASGGNGTILHLASAMFLDETRTQARHIPYKGVGPMVTDLIGGQVDFATAALPSVHAHLKSGALRAIGMATAQRAAAAPDIPTFAEQGLPGYVVEAWFAVIGPKGLPAADVKRVHDAVVTAFNDAEVKEAMAKQGNVINVAPADKAMPFFRSELAKYAALVKKAGVEAQ
- a CDS encoding CaiB/BaiF CoA-transferase family protein produces the protein MITSDTRSATPQPLRGVRVVEFTHMVMGPTCAMVLADMGAEVIKVEPVDGEGTRRLLGAGAGFFPMFNRNKKSIGIDLKQPAGAEVARRLASSADVVVENFKLGVLKKFGLDYASLSALNERLIYVSHKGFLPGPYEHRTALDEVVQMMGGLAYMTGRPGDPLRAGTSVNDIMGGLFGAIGTLGALIQRGITGKGMEVQSALFENNVFLMGQHMLQYAVTGKHPAPMPARDNPWAIYDVFTVKDGEQIFLAAVSDAQWAAFCDALGFADLKADPLLGTNNDRVRQRPQLLATLRERLAHRSATELADVFERAGLPYAPIRRPEDLYEDPHLLATGGLADIELPDGDKAGQTVKTTLFPITMQGQRLPVRLQPPRFGAHTDELLRGLGYGDDAIESLHAQAVVA
- a CDS encoding hydroxymethylglutaryl-CoA lyase; amino-acid sequence: MTTLDAVIVREVGLRDGLQSIARTVPTPHKIQWLQAAYAAGLREIEVGSFVPARLLPQLADTAAVVEAARALPDLVTSVLVPNLKGAQAALDARADLMLLPISASHAHSLANLRKTPDEVVAEIGRIRALRDASGSPCLLEVGFSTAFGCTLQGRVDENEVLRLVQAVLDAGADRVGLADTVGYADPLHVARLFERCFAVAGDALACGHFHDTRGLGLANVYAAWQAGVRRFDACIGGIGGCPHAPGASGNVATEDVAYLFASMGVPTGLAFDALMALRGCMGQWLEGEPLHGSIWRAGLPKTMGEPA
- a CDS encoding LysR family transcriptional regulator, coding for MPRPLDPVSLQLFIAVCEERSIARAAEREALVASALSKRIASLEAEVGVALLTRRRQGIEPTPAGEALLARAREVLAGLDQLRVELGAFGAGVQGSVRVLASPSVLAERLPEDIAAFMAEHPGIQVTLDERTSPDIVRGVREGTADLGVLWDLIDLAGVQVLPYRTDRLCVALSPDHPLARRPSLTFSDTLDHPSIGVSPGGQLDQLLRRHAALLGRLPSHRMQVSSLDAASRMIAAGLGLAILPLEAATPHAGAGLLALVPLAEPWAVRRLVVVTRPAPLLSAAARLLAEALRERAD